The sequence AGAAATGTCTCTGGTTTGAAGAAAAAAGATACAAGTCAGATGAATGGATATTCTCCAAACGCCATCCTAAATACAAAATGGGAGAAGGTTTGCTTAAAACTCCGGGGGGACTTCTTCAGGTCTATATCTCCCTTGCGGGCGGTGTGATTGACAATCTTATGATAACAGGCGATTTTTTCTCAACAGGGAAAGACTTAAATCTCATTGAATCGAATCTTAAATATACTGCCGTTCAAAAAGACGACATAGAGAAGGCTTTAAATGAAGTGTGGAAGAAAGACCTTATCTTCGGAGTTGATGTCCCTACGCTGACTGAGGCGATACTTAAGGCAAGTGCGAACTGCGTATAAAAAACTTTGTTGGGGTAATGGATTGGCAGTCCAGCTCTGGCACTAAACAGCAGGTGCCTGCCGCTGGAACTGCCAATCCACTCAATAGTTTATAGTTAATACTTTGTTAAACTACGGCAGTTAGCAAGGGAGAACTTCTTAAACGCAGAGTATAAACTGCCGGAGTTTAGCAACAACTGATAATGAATGAGGGAAAAATGATGATTGAACCTGTTGAACTTGAAAGCCCTGGGACGGTAAAATTAAGCCTTGCCTCCGCCATGGCACTTGACCTTAAGCCCGGGCTTTTCTGGAGGGGTGCCGTAAACTCATGCATAAATATCCTCCTCAATTATAAGACGGGATGTATTGCAAGGTGCGCATACTGCGGCCTTTCAAAGGCGCGTGACGGCGAGTATAACGAAAAATCTTTTATAAAAGTTGAATGGCCTATCTTGAAACTCGAAACCGTGATAAGCGCCATTTCAGGAAAGAAAGGACTCGTAAGAAGAATCTGCATTTCCATGATAACAGAGAGCCGCGCTGTCTCTGACACTAAGGCAATCCTGCGAAAACTCAAAGAGGGTGTTTCCGATATTCCGGTATCAATACTTCTTTCCCCCACCATAGTTAATAAAACTGATATGAAAGAAATGAAAGCTCTCGGTGCTGACAAAGTAGGTATTGCCGTTGATGCTGCGGACGAGCTGATATTTGATAAATTCCGCGGAAGCAAAGTAAATGGGCCCCATAAATGGGAGCGTTACTGGCAGGCGATAGATGAGGCGGTTGATGTGTTCGGCAAAGGGAATGTTGGGATTCACATGATGGTGGGGCTTGGCGAGACTGAAAAGCAGTTCGTTGAAACCATGTTCAAAATAAGAGGCATGGGAGCAAAGACCCATCTTTTCTCTTTCTTTGCAGAAGACAACTCTCCCCTTGATAAAGTGGCACAGCCGCCAATGGGAAAATATAGAAGGTTACAGCTTGCAAGATACCTTATAGATGAAGAGAATGTGGAAGATGACAGTATTACATTTCGAAATGATGAGGTTTTTGGATTTGGGATACATTTAAAAACACTGGAAAACATAATTGAAACCGGCATTCCTTTTATGACGAGCGGATGCACAGGGAAAAATGGCAAAGTTGCATGCAACAGGCCTTATGGCGACAGCCTTCCCGGCGACAATATCAGGAGTTTCCCCTTTAAGCCTGAAGCAGAAGATATTGAGAGGATAAAGAAGGAGATATTTCAATATTAGAGATGTGATTGAGATGGCTGCCGCTGGAACTGCCAAACCAATAAATTGTAAACTAGGTTAGAATGTTAGGAACTATTGAAAGAAATTTAGATGGTCTTCTCGAAGAGGCAAGGCTTCTCTCATGGAAGAGGTTTGGGAAGAAGATAACCCTCTATCTGCCCGGCATGATAAGGTGCGGAAGCGAAACAGGGCTTTATCCTGCTGTCTCTGTGTCAGGGGGGGAGTGCACTCTTTCCTGCGAGCATTGCCGGGGAAAGGTGCTTGAGCCTATGATCGAGGCGACTTCCGGGGAAAACCTCCTTTCTGTATGCAAGCGACTTAAAAAGGGAGGCAATCTTGGAGTCCTCCTTACAGGCGGCAGCGACTCACTGGGCAGGGTCGGCTGGGAAAGATTTGCCGGCACAATAAGAAAAATAAAAGAAGAAACAGGACTTCATGTTTCTATCCATACGGGATTTCTTGATTTAAAGACTGCCATTCTTCTGAAAGAAGCAGGCGTTGATCAGGCGCTGACAGATGTAATTGGAAACTCCGAGACTTTAAAAAACGTATATCATCTGGAAAACGGCACCGGCGTTATAGACAAAACACTGGATGCCCTTTATAAAGCCCAACTCCCGATGGTTCCCCACATCGTTGCAGGTCTTGATTTCGGAAAGATAAAAGGAGAGTTTGAAGCTGTTAACATGCTTAAGAAATATAATCCTCCTACACTTGTGATAGTTACTCTTACGCCCTTTGCCGGCACTCCAATGGAGGAATGCAAAAGCCCTGAGGTCGATGATGTTGCAAGGCTTATGGCTTATGCGAGGTTAAGCCTTCCACAGACTGAGATATCTTTAGGCTGTGAACATCCAAGAAACAGGATGGGAATAGAGTTAGAAAAG is a genomic window of Candidatus Schekmanbacteria bacterium containing:
- a CDS encoding radical SAM protein is translated as MMIEPVELESPGTVKLSLASAMALDLKPGLFWRGAVNSCINILLNYKTGCIARCAYCGLSKARDGEYNEKSFIKVEWPILKLETVISAISGKKGLVRRICISMITESRAVSDTKAILRKLKEGVSDIPVSILLSPTIVNKTDMKEMKALGADKVGIAVDAADELIFDKFRGSKVNGPHKWERYWQAIDEAVDVFGKGNVGIHMMVGLGETEKQFVETMFKIRGMGAKTHLFSFFAEDNSPLDKVAQPPMGKYRRLQLARYLIDEENVEDDSITFRNDEVFGFGIHLKTLENIIETGIPFMTSGCTGKNGKVACNRPYGDSLPGDNIRSFPFKPEAEDIERIKKEIFQY